From Sediminibacterium sp. TEGAF015, a single genomic window includes:
- the trpC gene encoding indole-3-glycerol phosphate synthase TrpC: MTILDTIVEQKKLEVAHRKMLTPINILEKSVCFSRKGFSLRTNLMDSTKTGIIAEFKRKSPSKGIINDRTTVEEVTSAYAEHGAAAISVLTDQHFFGGDLTDLANVVQLPIPVLRKDFMIDEYQIYESKAHGASVVLLIAACLTPVEVKKMSFLAHQLGMEVLLEIHGADELGHICPEVDFVGVNNRNLKSFEVSLDHSLDLINQIPTGMLAIAESGIDHPDTIVTLQKAGFSGFLIGERFMRETNPGIAFANFVNVLKEKQNAG, from the coding sequence ATGACCATTCTTGATACAATCGTTGAACAAAAAAAGCTTGAAGTTGCGCACCGTAAAATGCTTACGCCGATAAATATTTTAGAAAAGTCGGTTTGTTTTTCCAGAAAGGGTTTTTCTCTCAGGACTAATTTGATGGATAGTACCAAAACAGGCATTATTGCAGAATTTAAAAGGAAGTCGCCCAGTAAGGGAATTATCAACGATAGGACAACCGTTGAAGAAGTAACAAGTGCTTATGCAGAACATGGTGCAGCAGCAATTTCCGTTTTAACAGATCAGCATTTTTTCGGGGGAGACCTTACTGATTTGGCAAATGTGGTTCAGTTGCCCATTCCTGTTTTGCGCAAAGATTTTATGATTGATGAGTATCAGATTTATGAGTCAAAAGCCCATGGTGCATCTGTAGTTTTATTGATTGCGGCATGCTTAACTCCTGTTGAAGTAAAGAAAATGAGTTTTCTGGCGCACCAGTTAGGAATGGAGGTATTGCTTGAAATCCATGGAGCTGATGAGTTGGGCCATATTTGTCCGGAGGTTGATTTTGTAGGTGTAAATAACAGAAATCTAAAAAGTTTTGAAGTGAGCCTAGACCACTCCCTGGACCTGATTAATCAGATACCAACGGGAATGCTAGCTATTGCAGAAAGTGGGATTGATCATCCAGACACTATTGTAACTTTACAGAAAGCCGGTTTCTCCGGATTTTTGATAGGGGAACGTTTCATGCGTGAAACCAATCCTGGAATTGCTTTTGCCAATTTTGTTAACGTTTTAAAAGAAAAACAAAATGCGGGCTAA
- a CDS encoding anthranilate synthase component II, with amino-acid sequence MKILVFDNYDSFTYNLVHLIAKITGEYPDVYRNDQIDLSKVSEYDKIVLSPGPGIPEEAGLLKPLIKEYASSKCILGVCLGHQAIGEVFGATLINLPKVYHGIAMPVFPQPLVNGKCSPLYRGLGDAIQVGRYHSWAVSSDQLPDELVVTAKDENGLIMGLMHRQYDIEGVQFHPESILTPQGETIIKNWLNK; translated from the coding sequence ATGAAAATTCTTGTTTTTGATAATTATGATTCATTCACCTACAATCTAGTGCATTTGATTGCAAAGATTACAGGTGAATATCCGGACGTATATAGAAATGATCAGATTGATTTGTCTAAAGTAAGCGAGTATGATAAAATTGTTTTGTCGCCCGGACCTGGAATTCCAGAAGAAGCTGGTTTGCTTAAACCCTTGATTAAAGAGTATGCTTCCAGCAAATGTATACTTGGTGTTTGCCTTGGACATCAGGCCATCGGCGAAGTATTTGGAGCAACCTTAATTAATCTTCCCAAAGTTTACCATGGAATTGCCATGCCGGTTTTTCCCCAGCCTTTGGTGAATGGCAAATGTTCTCCTCTGTACAGAGGTTTGGGCGATGCCATCCAAGTCGGCAGGTATCATAGCTGGGCCGTGTCTTCAGATCAATTGCCGGATGAACTTGTGGTAACAGCCAAAGACGAAAATGGGTTGATTATGGGCTTGATGCACCGCCAGTATGATATTGAAGGAGTACAGTTTCATCCAGAAAGCATACTGACACCGCAAGGAGAAACAATCATCAAAAACTGGTTAAATAAGTAA
- the trpD gene encoding anthranilate phosphoribosyltransferase produces the protein MKKILQYLFEYKSLSREKAYEVLVNMANGQYNESEITAFITVYLMRSITIDELSGFRDALLHLCVKTNLGTNDLVDIVGTGGDGKNSFNISTLACFIVAGAGQKVAKHGNYGASTINGASNVMEALGYRFKSNADVLKKEIEDAGICFMHAPLFHPALKVVGPIRKQLGVRTFFNMLGPMVNPANPDYQLVGVYNLEMARIYNYLLQQTGKSFTIIHSLDGYDEISLTSDTKVITNHGEAVYSALDLGKKIVLPEAIYGGNTVEESAGIFLRVLKGEGSWSQNAVVLANAAMALNSTGKFAQYDAAYQAAVSSLESGAAYKSFTNLIQMQ, from the coding sequence ATGAAAAAAATATTACAATACCTTTTTGAGTACAAATCGTTAAGCAGGGAGAAAGCTTATGAAGTTTTGGTTAATATGGCAAACGGACAGTATAATGAATCCGAAATCACTGCTTTTATTACAGTATATCTCATGCGAAGCATAACCATTGACGAGTTAAGTGGCTTTAGAGATGCATTGCTCCATTTATGTGTAAAGACGAATTTGGGTACCAATGATTTGGTAGACATTGTTGGAACCGGGGGTGATGGTAAAAATTCTTTCAATATATCTACGCTCGCTTGTTTTATAGTTGCCGGCGCCGGGCAGAAAGTAGCCAAACACGGAAATTACGGAGCTTCTACCATCAACGGAGCATCAAATGTGATGGAAGCACTGGGGTATCGTTTCAAATCAAATGCCGATGTATTGAAAAAAGAAATTGAAGATGCAGGAATTTGCTTTATGCATGCTCCGCTTTTTCATCCGGCATTAAAAGTAGTTGGTCCAATTCGCAAACAACTTGGGGTAAGAACCTTTTTTAATATGTTGGGCCCAATGGTAAATCCGGCCAATCCGGATTATCAGTTGGTGGGTGTTTACAATTTGGAAATGGCCCGTATCTATAACTATTTACTACAGCAAACAGGAAAATCTTTTACTATTATTCATAGTCTTGATGGTTATGATGAAATTTCCTTGACCAGTGATACTAAAGTCATCACCAATCATGGAGAAGCAGTGTATTCAGCTTTAGACCTTGGCAAAAAAATTGTTTTGCCCGAAGCAATCTACGGGGGGAACACAGTAGAAGAGTCTGCCGGTATTTTTCTGCGTGTACTAAAAGGAGAGGGAAGCTGGTCTCAAAATGCAGTGGTGTTGGCAAATGCTGCTATGGCATTGAATAGTACAGGTAAGTTTGCCCAATATGATGCGGCATATCAGGCAGCAGTTAGTAGTCTTGAGTCTGGAGCAGCCTACAAAAGTTTTACTAATCTGATTCAAATGCAATAG
- the hisD gene encoding histidinol dehydrogenase, whose amino-acid sequence MNTIAFPQKSSWESIIVRPVADSSTLMAKVKSVLDEVKQQGDTAIQQYTKLFDGVELSQFTVTEEEIQEAVHVLDKDLKLAIENAAANIRSFHSHQLKSEPMVETMPGIQCWRKSVGIDKVGLYIPGGSAPLFSTILMLGIPASIAGCGEVILCSPPDKSGKLHPAILFAAQLVGIRKIFKIGGVQAIGAMAFGTKTVPAVYKIFGPGNQYVTAAKQLVQLEGLAIDMPAGPSEVCVMADETAVPAYVAADLLSQAEHGPDSQVVLVSTSSEMINQVKLEIEKQLAELPRKEIAAIALSNSRAVLMNTIEEAIELVNAYAAEHLIIACNNAESIAEKIVNAGSVFIGNYSPESVGDYASGTNHTLPTNAYARMYSGVSVDSFVKKITFQKLTKEGLISIATTVEKMAEAEGLSAHARAVSIRTK is encoded by the coding sequence ATGAATACAATCGCTTTCCCTCAAAAGTCTTCATGGGAGTCAATTATTGTCAGACCCGTCGCAGATAGTAGCACTTTAATGGCAAAAGTAAAATCTGTCTTGGATGAGGTTAAACAGCAAGGAGACACTGCAATTCAGCAATACACGAAACTATTTGACGGGGTTGAATTGTCTCAGTTCACTGTAACTGAGGAAGAAATTCAGGAAGCAGTTCATGTCTTAGATAAAGACTTAAAACTTGCCATTGAGAACGCTGCTGCTAATATCCGGAGCTTTCATTCACATCAGTTGAAATCAGAACCGATGGTAGAAACAATGCCTGGAATACAATGCTGGAGAAAATCGGTAGGGATTGATAAGGTTGGCCTGTATATCCCAGGCGGATCTGCGCCATTATTTTCTACTATTTTAATGTTGGGTATTCCAGCTTCAATTGCAGGTTGCGGTGAAGTTATTCTTTGTTCACCACCAGATAAGTCTGGTAAGCTACATCCGGCAATTTTATTTGCAGCTCAATTGGTGGGGATTCGGAAAATCTTCAAAATAGGTGGTGTGCAGGCGATAGGAGCAATGGCATTTGGCACAAAGACCGTTCCTGCTGTATACAAAATTTTCGGACCCGGTAATCAATATGTAACAGCTGCCAAGCAATTGGTTCAACTGGAGGGACTGGCCATTGATATGCCTGCAGGACCCAGTGAAGTTTGTGTGATGGCTGATGAAACAGCCGTTCCTGCATACGTTGCTGCCGACCTATTAAGTCAGGCAGAACATGGACCAGACAGTCAGGTTGTTTTGGTGAGCACTTCGTCGGAGATGATTAATCAGGTGAAGCTTGAAATAGAAAAACAACTGGCTGAATTGCCCAGGAAGGAAATTGCAGCTATCGCGCTATCGAATAGTCGTGCAGTATTAATGAACACTATAGAAGAAGCAATTGAATTGGTAAATGCTTATGCAGCTGAGCATTTAATTATTGCCTGCAACAATGCGGAAAGTATTGCAGAAAAAATTGTGAATGCAGGCTCTGTATTTATTGGCAATTATTCACCTGAGTCCGTAGGGGATTATGCCAGTGGTACCAATCATACCTTACCAACCAATGCTTATGCAAGAATGTACAGTGGTGTTAGTGTAGATAGTTTCGTTAAGAAAATCACTTTTCAAAAACTAACCAAAGAGGGGCTAATTTCCATTGCAACCACCGTAGAAAAAATGGCAGAAGCAGAAGGTTTGTCCGCCCATGCAAGAGCCGTAAGTATCAGAACTAAATAG
- the hisG gene encoding ATP phosphoribosyltransferase encodes MTAENDCKKLRLAIQKSGRLHDDSMKLLKECGIDISNGVNKLKAEATNFPIEVFFLRDDDIPQYVEDGVADIGFVGENVIFEKNKQVAIAEKLGFGKCRLSIAIPKGQDYPSSQFLHGKKIATSYPVIVNNYLQSQGVKAEIHEISGSVEIAPGIGLADAICDLVSSGSTLFMNGLKEVEVIFESEAVLIKQSALNTTQIQLLDRLIFRIQSVKKAKNNKYILLNAPNERLNDIISLLPGMKSPTVLPLATEGWSSVHSVLNENDFWNIIEQLKEAGAEGILVVPIEKMIM; translated from the coding sequence ATGACAGCAGAAAATGATTGTAAAAAGCTGAGATTGGCTATTCAGAAGAGTGGTCGGTTGCACGATGATTCAATGAAGCTTTTAAAAGAATGTGGAATTGATATCAGTAATGGGGTTAATAAGCTCAAAGCTGAAGCAACCAATTTTCCCATTGAAGTGTTTTTTCTGAGAGACGATGATATCCCACAATATGTTGAGGATGGTGTTGCCGATATTGGATTCGTAGGAGAGAATGTCATTTTTGAGAAAAATAAACAGGTGGCCATTGCTGAAAAACTGGGATTTGGAAAATGCAGACTAAGCATAGCTATTCCCAAAGGGCAGGATTATCCTTCGTCTCAGTTTTTGCATGGAAAAAAAATTGCAACCAGTTATCCTGTCATCGTAAACAACTATTTGCAAAGTCAGGGTGTTAAAGCAGAAATTCACGAAATCAGTGGAAGTGTTGAAATTGCTCCCGGAATAGGTCTGGCTGATGCCATTTGTGATTTGGTTAGCAGTGGATCTACGCTTTTCATGAATGGGTTGAAAGAAGTGGAAGTGATATTTGAATCTGAGGCAGTATTAATAAAACAGTCAGCGTTGAATACAACGCAGATTCAGTTGCTGGATCGTTTGATATTCCGGATACAGTCTGTTAAGAAGGCAAAGAATAATAAGTATATTTTATTGAATGCACCAAATGAAAGATTGAATGATATCATTTCCTTGCTACCCGGAATGAAGAGTCCAACAGTATTACCATTGGCTACAGAAGGATGGAGTAGTGTGCATAGCGTCTTAAACGAGAATGATTTCTGGAATATTATTGAACAATTAAAGGAAGCAGGCGCAGAAGGAATTTTGGTTGTGCCTATTGAAAAAATGATAATGTAA
- a CDS encoding PQQ-dependent sugar dehydrogenase encodes MKKYLLGVLGFLPFLTVVAQKQPEVPIKLPAGFSSQIVASNFGRVRHIAVNTNGDLYMKLERLVNGKGIYRLRDKNKDGIMEDTLAFGNYTGTGIGIYRGYLYATSDEAIYRYQLDANQDIVNPDKPEIVVSGLLNQRQHASKSITFDLVGNIYVNIGAPSNVCQEKDRQKGSLGMTPCPILENAGGIWQFSTAKLNQKLADGVRYATGMRNALGIDWNTEVNDLYVTIHGRDMLFQDFPEMYDQKRGAELPSETFYRVKKGDDCGWPYIHWDHFQNKKILNPEYGGDGKKEGAPNAISPLVGFPGHMAPNALLMYNGNQFPDKYKHGAFIAFHGSWNRTPEPQEGFYVVFVPMKNGVPTGKWEVFADGFSGMSPVTNLSAAKHRPTGLTMGPDGAIYVSDDKAGYVWKISYKK; translated from the coding sequence ATGAAAAAATATCTGTTGGGAGTCCTTGGCTTTTTGCCGTTTTTAACTGTTGTTGCTCAAAAGCAACCAGAAGTTCCAATTAAACTTCCTGCTGGTTTTTCCAGTCAGATTGTTGCTAGTAATTTCGGAAGAGTAAGGCATATTGCTGTTAATACCAATGGCGATTTGTATATGAAACTGGAACGTTTGGTGAATGGAAAAGGAATTTATCGTTTAAGGGATAAAAATAAAGACGGTATCATGGAAGACACCCTAGCTTTCGGCAACTATACCGGAACTGGTATTGGCATATACAGAGGGTATTTGTATGCAACTTCTGATGAAGCTATTTATAGGTATCAGTTAGACGCCAATCAGGATATCGTAAATCCGGATAAGCCGGAAATAGTAGTGAGTGGCCTGCTGAACCAACGTCAGCATGCTTCCAAATCTATCACTTTTGATCTGGTAGGAAATATTTATGTGAATATTGGGGCTCCGTCCAATGTTTGTCAGGAAAAAGACAGACAGAAAGGATCGCTTGGAATGACTCCATGTCCAATCCTAGAAAACGCAGGGGGTATCTGGCAGTTCAGCACAGCTAAACTCAACCAGAAATTAGCTGACGGGGTAAGATATGCTACTGGTATGCGGAATGCTTTGGGTATTGACTGGAATACGGAAGTAAATGATTTATATGTAACCATTCATGGAAGAGATATGTTGTTTCAGGATTTTCCGGAAATGTATGATCAGAAAAGAGGAGCGGAGCTTCCTTCAGAAACATTTTATCGGGTTAAAAAAGGAGATGATTGCGGCTGGCCATATATTCATTGGGATCATTTTCAGAACAAAAAAATCCTAAACCCTGAATATGGCGGTGATGGTAAAAAGGAGGGAGCTCCTAATGCCATCAGTCCATTGGTAGGTTTCCCGGGTCATATGGCTCCCAATGCATTATTAATGTACAATGGTAATCAGTTTCCTGATAAATACAAGCATGGTGCTTTCATTGCTTTTCACGGAAGTTGGAATAGAACACCCGAGCCTCAGGAAGGATTCTATGTGGTATTTGTGCCAATGAAAAATGGTGTGCCTACCGGAAAATGGGAGGTATTTGCAGATGGCTTTTCTGGTATGAGTCCGGTAACTAATTTGTCTGCAGCAAAGCATCGTCCAACCGGATTAACAATGGGACCTGATGGTGCCATTTATGTTTCTGATGATAAGGCTGGCTATGTTTGGAAAATATCTTACAAGAAATAG
- the hisC gene encoding histidinol-phosphate transaminase: MFNVNTLVRANIAGLTPYSSARDEFSGEAKVFLDANENSLGSPLKKWYNRYPDPHQKAIKHKLAQIKGIAAEHIFLGNGSDECIDLLYRCFCNPGKDNVIICPPTYGMYEVSANINDVEVKKVSLLPNFELDLSGIEDAIDNQTKLIWICSPNNPTGNSLKRLDIETLLNNFKGLVIVDEAYINFSKQKSFVQELTEYPNLVVLQTLSKAWGLAGLRLGMAFASTAIIEILNRVKPPYNINQATQELVLTALEEVGQVNDMIRLLVDMRDALAEVFSSMPTVERVYPSDANFILVKVKDARAVYEFLLSKGIVLRDRSNVQLCGDCLRITVGSEQDNTLLVDAMQDWYQLNA; the protein is encoded by the coding sequence ATGTTTAATGTAAATACACTGGTAAGAGCCAATATAGCAGGATTAACTCCTTATTCCTCTGCACGCGATGAATTCAGCGGCGAAGCAAAAGTCTTTCTTGATGCAAATGAAAACAGCTTGGGGTCTCCATTAAAAAAATGGTACAATCGTTATCCAGACCCTCATCAGAAAGCCATTAAGCATAAGCTTGCTCAGATAAAGGGGATAGCAGCTGAGCATATTTTTTTAGGAAATGGCAGCGATGAATGCATTGATTTGCTGTATCGTTGTTTTTGTAATCCGGGCAAAGACAACGTGATTATTTGTCCTCCAACCTATGGCATGTACGAAGTAAGTGCGAACATTAATGATGTGGAGGTAAAAAAAGTTTCCCTGTTGCCCAATTTTGAACTCGATTTATCGGGTATTGAAGATGCTATTGACAATCAAACCAAATTAATCTGGATATGTTCTCCTAATAATCCAACAGGTAATTCACTTAAACGATTGGATATTGAAACCTTGTTGAATAATTTTAAAGGGCTGGTGATTGTTGACGAAGCTTATATTAATTTTTCTAAGCAAAAATCATTTGTTCAGGAATTAACAGAGTATCCTAACCTTGTTGTCTTACAAACTTTGAGTAAAGCATGGGGTTTGGCAGGATTAAGACTGGGTATGGCTTTTGCCTCTACTGCTATTATAGAAATTTTAAATAGAGTGAAGCCGCCTTATAATATAAATCAAGCAACTCAGGAGTTGGTACTGACTGCTCTGGAAGAAGTTGGTCAGGTAAATGATATGATTCGTTTATTGGTAGACATGCGTGATGCTTTGGCAGAAGTTTTTTCGTCTATGCCAACTGTAGAGAGGGTTTATCCATCCGATGCCAATTTTATCCTGGTTAAAGTAAAGGATGCAAGAGCAGTATATGAATTTTTATTATCAAAAGGTATTGTACTTCGGGATAGAAGTAATGTGCAGCTTTGTGGTGATTGTTTGCGTATTACCGTTGGTTCTGAACAGGACAATACCTTGCTTGTTGATGCCATGCAAGACTGGTATCAATTGAATGCTTAA
- the hisB gene encoding bifunctional histidinol-phosphatase/imidazoleglycerol-phosphate dehydratase HisB has protein sequence MKRILFIDRDGVVLEEPPLDFQIDDIYKTSFVKGALTQLARISAEFDFYKVMVTNQDGLGTDAYPESQFYPYHDLMVRTLDSVGFVFDEMIIDKTFASDNQPTRKPGTALLSHLMNNPSYDLANSFVIGDRWSDIQLAINLGAKAIYFKSGLHQLTAEQEALFKEAIVLETDSWETIYQFLKSGLRQVHHERNTNETQISIDLNMDGTGKANIHTGLGFFDHMLDQIARHGKMDLTITAKGDLHIDEHHTIEDTGIALGEAFASALSDKRGMERYGFALPMDEADAKVVIDFGGRNWLVWNADFKREKIGEMPTEMFFHFFKSFSDGARCNLNIECRGDNEHHKIEAIFKAFAKAIRMAVKRDPLSNYLPSTKGVL, from the coding sequence ATGAAAAGGATTCTATTTATTGATAGGGATGGAGTGGTTTTAGAGGAGCCTCCGTTGGATTTTCAGATTGATGATATTTACAAAACCAGTTTTGTAAAAGGGGCATTAACCCAACTGGCTAGAATTTCAGCGGAATTTGATTTTTATAAAGTGATGGTAACCAATCAGGATGGTTTGGGAACCGACGCTTATCCTGAGTCTCAGTTTTATCCTTATCATGACCTGATGGTAAGAACACTGGATTCAGTAGGTTTTGTCTTTGATGAGATGATTATTGATAAAACCTTTGCTTCGGATAACCAACCCACCCGTAAGCCAGGCACTGCATTGCTCAGTCATTTAATGAATAATCCATCCTATGATCTTGCTAATTCTTTTGTGATTGGTGATCGCTGGAGTGACATTCAACTGGCAATTAATCTGGGGGCCAAAGCCATTTATTTCAAATCAGGATTACATCAGTTAACTGCTGAGCAGGAAGCATTATTTAAGGAAGCAATTGTTTTGGAAACGGATTCCTGGGAAACGATTTATCAGTTTCTAAAATCCGGACTCAGACAGGTGCATCATGAAAGAAATACAAACGAAACCCAGATATCCATTGATTTAAATATGGATGGAACTGGCAAAGCAAATATTCATACAGGCCTTGGCTTTTTTGATCATATGCTAGATCAGATTGCCAGACACGGAAAGATGGATTTGACCATAACAGCAAAAGGTGATTTACACATTGATGAACACCATACAATTGAAGATACCGGCATTGCACTAGGAGAGGCTTTTGCGAGCGCACTTTCAGATAAGAGGGGCATGGAAAGATATGGTTTTGCATTGCCAATGGATGAGGCTGACGCAAAAGTGGTCATTGATTTTGGCGGTAGAAACTGGCTAGTATGGAATGCAGATTTCAAAAGAGAAAAAATAGGGGAAATGCCCACCGAAATGTTCTTTCATTTCTTTAAAAGCTTTAGTGATGGGGCCAGATGCAATTTGAATATTGAATGCAGGGGAGATAATGAGCATCATAAGATTGAAGCTATATTTAAGGCATTTGCCAAAGCCATCCGAATGGCAGTAAAAAGAGATCCTCTAAGTAACTATTTACCTTCTACTAAAGGAGTGCTGTAA
- a CDS encoding c-type cytochrome, with translation MKQLNIVLICLIVAYCSAKAQVKSASKSMKPAGAQLKPTIDPRQMGNGKKVYDLYCQACHQADGNGVPRLNPPLSGTVYVNGSKTRLIDIVLKGLNTPLEINGEEYENPMAAHDFLTDQQIADVLTFVRNSFGNKSGPVTIAEVKKQRAKK, from the coding sequence ATGAAGCAACTGAATATTGTATTGATTTGTTTAATTGTGGCATATTGTTCTGCAAAAGCACAAGTTAAGTCTGCAAGTAAATCTATGAAGCCTGCTGGTGCTCAGTTAAAGCCAACCATCGATCCTAGGCAGATGGGCAATGGTAAAAAAGTATATGATTTATACTGTCAGGCTTGTCATCAGGCAGATGGGAATGGCGTTCCAAGACTGAATCCGCCTTTATCGGGTACAGTGTATGTGAACGGGAGTAAAACCCGTTTAATAGACATTGTTTTGAAAGGACTGAATACGCCACTGGAAATTAACGGAGAGGAATATGAAAACCCAATGGCCGCTCATGATTTTCTTACGGATCAGCAAATAGCTGATGTTTTAACATTTGTGAGAAATAGTTTCGGGAATAAATCAGGGCCGGTAACCATTGCAGAAGTAAAAAAGCAAAGAGCAAAAAAATAA
- a CDS encoding anthranilate synthase component I family protein translates to MNKIQLNTTGKKMLGDIYTPVGIYLRLRDRFRDTILLESTDHHAHDNSYSFICINAIGGIEITSRDIIEYKLPGSDPVKSVLDPSKKVATHLWDFMNSFQVSVPEDAAYSFAQGLFGYNCFDAIDFFEPSIASDTNTPIIPLVRYRLYQYVIAFNHFKDELIICENTIPGIKGDLQMVESLIRIKDVPVYPFAVAGELQSNMTDESYISLVKKGIEHCMRGDVFQIVLSRRFSQAFTGDEFNVYRTLRSINPSPYLFFFDYGDYKIMGSSPEAQLVIKNGKAVVHPIAGTFKRTGDDATDQQAATALLADQKENAEHVMLVDLARNDLSRVCEDVKVAQYRQVHYYSHVIHLVSEVEGSIKGIKNPFEIFAASFPAGTLSGAPKIKAIDIIKQLEPTQRSFYGGAIGFVGFDGSFNHAIMIRTFLSKNNQLISQAGAGVVAASVPQSELQEVNNKLNALHQAVSLASTVI, encoded by the coding sequence ATGAACAAAATACAATTGAATACTACCGGTAAAAAAATGTTGGGAGATATTTATACTCCGGTGGGTATTTATTTAAGGCTAAGGGATCGTTTCCGCGATACGATTTTGCTGGAGAGTACAGATCATCATGCGCACGACAATAGTTATTCTTTTATATGTATTAATGCTATTGGTGGAATTGAAATTACATCTAGAGATATTATTGAATATAAATTGCCAGGATCTGACCCTGTAAAGTCTGTTCTTGATCCGTCAAAAAAAGTAGCTACCCATCTTTGGGATTTCATGAATTCTTTTCAGGTTTCAGTTCCGGAAGATGCTGCATATTCATTTGCACAGGGGCTATTTGGGTATAATTGTTTTGATGCAATTGATTTTTTTGAACCTTCCATTGCCTCAGATACAAATACACCAATAATTCCTTTGGTTCGATATAGACTTTATCAATATGTAATTGCATTTAACCATTTCAAAGATGAACTGATTATTTGTGAAAACACCATTCCTGGAATAAAGGGTGATCTGCAAATGGTTGAGTCACTCATTCGCATAAAAGATGTTCCTGTATATCCATTTGCTGTTGCCGGAGAACTGCAGTCGAATATGACAGATGAATCGTATATCTCACTTGTAAAAAAAGGTATTGAGCATTGCATGCGTGGAGATGTTTTCCAAATTGTGCTCAGCAGAAGATTCAGTCAGGCGTTTACCGGCGATGAGTTCAATGTATACCGCACACTAAGAAGTATTAATCCCTCTCCTTATTTATTCTTCTTTGATTATGGTGATTATAAAATTATGGGCTCTTCTCCGGAAGCGCAATTGGTAATAAAGAACGGAAAGGCAGTTGTTCATCCGATTGCAGGCACTTTTAAAAGAACGGGCGATGATGCAACTGATCAACAGGCTGCTACAGCATTACTTGCAGATCAGAAGGAAAATGCAGAACATGTTATGCTGGTAGATCTTGCCAGAAACGATTTAAGCAGGGTATGCGAAGATGTTAAAGTTGCGCAATATCGACAGGTTCATTATTACAGTCATGTGATTCATTTAGTAAGTGAAGTAGAGGGGAGTATTAAGGGGATTAAAAATCCTTTTGAAATTTTTGCAGCAAGTTTTCCTGCAGGCACACTAAGTGGCGCTCCAAAAATAAAAGCCATTGATATAATTAAACAACTGGAACCAACACAGCGTAGTTTTTATGGAGGAGCTATCGGATTTGTTGGTTTTGATGGAAGTTTTAATCATGCCATTATGATTAGAACCTTCCTTAGTAAAAACAATCAACTCATCAGTCAGGCAGGAGCAGGTGTGGTGGCGGCCAGTGTTCCACAGAGTGAATTGCAGGAAGTGAATAATAAATTAAACGCTTTGCATCAGGCAGTTTCTCTTGCTTCAACTGTTATTTAA